A segment of the Pseudomonas versuta genome:
CATCCGCGACTACGACGGGTTGATCAAGCACTATCAACAGCCGTTCACCCCGTTGAAGCATGACGCGCTGGGGCCTGACGACTATGTGTTCACCCACTTCGTCAATGACCGGATCGTACCGCTCACGCCTGAGGAGTAAGCCATGTTCACCGCCGCCACCGTCACCGGCCTCGGGCTGGGCAGCATGTACGCGTTACTGGCGCTGGGTTTTCACCTGACCTGGGTTGTCTCGCGAACCGTCAACTTTGCCCAGGGCAGCGCCATGATGGTCGGCGCAGTGCTGGGCTACACCTTTTGCATCACCTGGGGCTGGTCACTGTGGCTGGCCCTGCCGCTGACGCTGTGCCTTTGTGCCCTGTACGGCCTGGTGATCGAGCGCTGGCTGGTGCGGCCGTTCCACAGCCGCGGCTCGCAGGCCTGGCTGATGGCAACCGTCGCGGGCGGGATTCTGGTGGATAACCTGGCGCTCTTTACCTTTGGCAAGGAGCCTCGTCAGTTCGAGAGCAGCCTGGTCAACCTCAAGGTCGAGTTGTTTGCCAGCAATATTGGCGCCCTGCAATTGCTGATCCCGCTGGCAGGCGCGGGCATTGCCCTGGCGCTGTACCTGGTGCGGCGTTACACCCGGCTGGGCAAAGTGCTTGAGGCCTGCGTGCAAAATCCACGGGCGGCGATGCTGATGGGGATCAACGTCAATCGCGTGGTGGCCATCGCCTTTGCCCTGTCCACGGTGTTCGCCGGGATCGCCGGCCTGTTGATTGCGCCGCTGTTCAGTGTCAACGCGGAAATGGGCATGCTGTTCGGCCTCAAAGCGTTTGCGGTGGCCATTCTCGGTGGCATCAGCAGCGCAGGCGGCGTATTCACCGCCGGGTTGCTGTTCGGCCTGACCGAAGCCTTGATCACCCTGTATTTCGGCTCCGCGTTCACCCAGATATTCACATTTGCGCTGGTCATTCTCGCATTGGCAATACGCCCCAACGGTCTCTTCGGCAGCCAGGCACTGGTGAAAGTATGAAAAACCCCAACACCCTGGCCGCACCGGCCGGCATTGCCCTGCTCGCCGTGGCCTGTGTGGTCATGGCTTTCACTCTGGACAGCTACTCATTACTGGTCTTCACCCTCTGTGCCCTGGCGGCGGTGGTCGGCGTGGGCCTCAATATCCTGATCGGTCTCAGCGGGCAGATTTCCTTCGGTCATATTGCCTTCTATGCCATCGGCGCCTATGTCTCGGCACTGTTGACCATGGCCGGCTGGCCGCTGTGGCTGGCCCTGCCAGTCGCCGGTGCGGTTGCAGGGCTGATCGGGGCGCTGCTGGCGATTCCCGCACTGCGGGTCAGCGGCCCGTATCTGGCGATGATCACCATTGCGTTTGCCTTTGTGGTGCATCACAGCCTCATCGAATGGCGGGAGGTGACTGGCGGCTCCAACGGTTTGATGGGGATCCCGCTGCCAGAGTTTGCCGGTCTCGATCCGGCCGTACTGCTCGCGCTGCTGGCTGGCGCACTGATGATTGGAGCGCTGCTGTTTTATCAGCGCCTGAGCCACAGCAGTTGGGGCAAGGCCATGCGCGCGGTCAAAGCCTCGGAAATTGCTGCCCGCTCACTGGGCTTCAACCCGGTGCTCAGCAAAACCCTGGCGTTCGCCTTGTCGGCCGCCCTGACCGGGCTGGCGGGCGGTTTGCTCGCGCCCTTGATGATGTTCATCAACCCGGAGTCCTTTCCGTTCACCCAGTCCATCCTGTTTGTGCTGGCCGTGATCGTCGGGGGCAGCGGCATGCTGTTCGGACCGCTGATTGGCGCACTGCTGATTGTGCTGGTACCGGAGCTGCTATCGGATTTTGCCGAGTACCGCCTGCTGATTTTTTCCGTACTGCTGCTGGTGGTGTTGTGGATCGCACCCAACGGCCTGCTGGGCGCCCTCGCCCGCCGCTGGATCAAGCCGCCACGGCTGCTGGCGCCGACGCAGATCGATCAGCCACGCATCGCCGCGTATCTGCGCAGCCGTGGCCCGTCCACCGGCTTGCGGGTCACCGACATCGGGATTCGCTTCGGTGGCGTGCAGGCCGCGCAACACGTCAGCCTGGAGGCGCCCGCCGGCAGCATTACCAGCATCATCGGCCCTAACGGCGCCGGGAAAACCACGGTGCTGAACATGATCAGCGGGTTTTATGCGCCCGACAGCGGCCAGATTGAACTGCAACAGCCACTGGCCGGGCTGGCGGCCTGGAGAAGCGCCCGGGCCGGTATTGCCCGCACCTATCAGACCACCCTGCTGTTCGGTGAAATGTCGGTCATGGACAACCTGCTGGTGGCGATGCAGAAAGGTCGCCTGGGCCTGCCATTCAGTCTTGCCGGTGCCGGGCAGCGCAGCCTGGCACTGGATCTGCTGGCCCTGGTGGGCTACCGCGGCGAGGTCAATATTACCGCCGAAGACTTGCCCCATGTGGACCGTCGCCTGGTGGAAATCGCCCGGGCACTGGCCACTGCCCCTGCGGTCTTGCTGCTGGATGAACCGGCTGCGGGCCTGAGTCGGCGCGACACCGATGAACTGGCCGTGCTGCTGCGCAAGCTGGCGGACTTTGGCCTCACGGTGATTCTGGTGGAGCATGACATGGCGCTGGTGATGGCCGTGTCTTCCCACCTGCTGGTGCTCGACGCCGGCAAGCCGATCGCCTCGGGGCCACCGGCTGAAATCCGCCAGAACCCGCAAGTGATTGCGGCGTATCTGGGGGGCACCGACTATCAGGCGACACCTCGTGAACAGGTCTGGGACGGTAGCCGCGATGCACGCCTGTACGTCAAGGACCTGGTCATCGATTACGGCGCATCGCCAGTGGTGGACAAGGTCAGTCTGCTGGTCAATCCCGGCGAGCTGGTGGCGATTCTCGGCGCCAACGGCGCGGGCAAATCGAGCATCCTGCAGTGCCTGGCCGGGCTGCATCGCGCCACCAGCGGCAGCATCCTGCTGGACAATGAAAACATCGAGCAGGCCAACGCCAGCACCATCGCCGCAAAAGGCCTGGCGCTGGTGCCGGAAGGCCGTCAGGTTTTCCCTTATCTGAGCGTGCGCGACAACCTGCTGCTCGGAGGCTATTCGCGCCGCGAGGCGTTTGATGCCGAGGCTGAAATCGAGGCCATTCTCAAACGCTTTCCGCGCCTGCGCGACCGTATCGACAACCCGGCCGGGCTGCTTTCCGGGGGCGAGCAACAAATGGTTGCAGTGGGTCGCGGCCTGATGGCCAAACCCAAAATCCTGCTGCTCGATGAGCCCTCGCTCGGCTTGTCACCGGCCATGATCGGCGAGCTTTACGACGCACTGGCCGCGCTGCGCGACGAGGGCGTGACCATCCTGCTGGTGGATCAAATGGCCAACCTGGCACTGCAAGTGGCGGATCGCGCTTATGTGCTGGAAACCGGGACCATCATCAAAGCCGCCAGCGCTGCACACTTGCGTGAGGACACCGAACTGGCGGCCGCTTACCTGGGTGAAGGAGTCAGCGCATGAACGCCATGAAAATCATCAACGCACGGCTGGGTGACGATCACCGCACCAGCGTGCTGTATGTCGAAAACGGCTACTTCGTCGAGTCCTTCAGCGCCGACACCCGTCACTGGCAGACCCTGGACCTGTGCGGCCGGCTCATGTTGCCGGGCCTGATTGAAACCCACATCCATCTGGACAAAGCCTGCATCATGCAGCGCTGCCGGCTGCATGAAGGCACGCTGGCCGAAGCCGTAGCGCAAACCCGGGCCGCGAAGGCAGAGTTCACCGAAGACGATGTGTACCGGCGCGCAGCCCTGGTGCTGGATAAGGCGATACTGCAAGGCACCACGCACATGCGCACCCACGTGGAACTGGACCCGCAGATCGGCCTGACCGGGTTCAATGCCGTACGCCGGTTGCAGGCGGATTA
Coding sequences within it:
- a CDS encoding ATP-binding cassette domain-containing protein, with amino-acid sequence MKNPNTLAAPAGIALLAVACVVMAFTLDSYSLLVFTLCALAAVVGVGLNILIGLSGQISFGHIAFYAIGAYVSALLTMAGWPLWLALPVAGAVAGLIGALLAIPALRVSGPYLAMITIAFAFVVHHSLIEWREVTGGSNGLMGIPLPEFAGLDPAVLLALLAGALMIGALLFYQRLSHSSWGKAMRAVKASEIAARSLGFNPVLSKTLAFALSAALTGLAGGLLAPLMMFINPESFPFTQSILFVLAVIVGGSGMLFGPLIGALLIVLVPELLSDFAEYRLLIFSVLLLVVLWIAPNGLLGALARRWIKPPRLLAPTQIDQPRIAAYLRSRGPSTGLRVTDIGIRFGGVQAAQHVSLEAPAGSITSIIGPNGAGKTTVLNMISGFYAPDSGQIELQQPLAGLAAWRSARAGIARTYQTTLLFGEMSVMDNLLVAMQKGRLGLPFSLAGAGQRSLALDLLALVGYRGEVNITAEDLPHVDRRLVEIARALATAPAVLLLDEPAAGLSRRDTDELAVLLRKLADFGLTVILVEHDMALVMAVSSHLLVLDAGKPIASGPPAEIRQNPQVIAAYLGGTDYQATPREQVWDGSRDARLYVKDLVIDYGASPVVDKVSLLVNPGELVAILGANGAGKSSILQCLAGLHRATSGSILLDNENIEQANASTIAAKGLALVPEGRQVFPYLSVRDNLLLGGYSRREAFDAEAEIEAILKRFPRLRDRIDNPAGLLSGGEQQMVAVGRGLMAKPKILLLDEPSLGLSPAMIGELYDALAALRDEGVTILLVDQMANLALQVADRAYVLETGTIIKAASAAHLREDTELAAAYLGEGVSA
- a CDS encoding branched-chain amino acid ABC transporter permease encodes the protein MFTAATVTGLGLGSMYALLALGFHLTWVVSRTVNFAQGSAMMVGAVLGYTFCITWGWSLWLALPLTLCLCALYGLVIERWLVRPFHSRGSQAWLMATVAGGILVDNLALFTFGKEPRQFESSLVNLKVELFASNIGALQLLIPLAGAGIALALYLVRRYTRLGKVLEACVQNPRAAMLMGINVNRVVAIAFALSTVFAGIAGLLIAPLFSVNAEMGMLFGLKAFAVAILGGISSAGGVFTAGLLFGLTEALITLYFGSAFTQIFTFALVILALAIRPNGLFGSQALVKV